One segment of Halococcus salsus DNA contains the following:
- a CDS encoding DHHA1 domain-containing protein: protein MAGPVPELTTRATACAEALRTAESVLLASHIDADGLTSAAVATTALSRAGIDHEVVFEKQLDADAIAGMAAREFETVLFTDFGSGQLDVITEHEADGDFTPVVADHHRPAEAETEFHLNPLLFDLDGSTEISGAGTTYVLARALGETQGDEMGADNRDLAALAVVGAVGDMQNSTGELVGANRGIVAEGVAAGVLEETTDLTLYGKQTRPLPKLLEYANDVRIPGISGSQRGATAFLSELEIDLEGENGWRRWVDLSSEERQRVASGLLQRAVARGVPADRIDDLVGTTYLLTDEPAGSQLRDASEFSTLLNATARYERADVGLAVCCGDRDEALAEAETLLSNHRRNLATGIDWVKREGVTQADHLQWFDAGDTIRDTIVGIVAGMAMGTDGVRGDRPVIAFATKNETETKVSARGTHRLVRSGLDLSAVVGEAARALDGDGGGHDVAAGATIPTDSKAAFVERADALVAEQLA from the coding sequence ATGGCTGGTCCGGTCCCCGAACTCACGACGCGCGCGACGGCGTGTGCGGAGGCGCTCCGCACGGCGGAGTCGGTCCTCCTCGCCTCCCACATCGACGCCGACGGTCTCACGAGCGCCGCGGTGGCGACGACGGCGCTCTCGCGCGCCGGGATCGACCACGAGGTAGTGTTCGAGAAACAGCTCGACGCCGACGCGATAGCGGGGATGGCGGCACGGGAGTTCGAGACGGTCCTGTTCACCGACTTCGGGAGCGGCCAGCTCGACGTCATCACGGAACACGAAGCCGACGGCGATTTCACGCCCGTGGTCGCCGACCACCACCGACCAGCCGAGGCGGAGACCGAGTTTCACCTGAACCCGCTGCTGTTCGACCTCGACGGCTCCACCGAGATCTCGGGAGCCGGCACGACCTACGTCCTCGCGCGGGCGCTCGGCGAAACACAGGGTGACGAGATGGGGGCGGACAACCGCGACCTCGCGGCCCTCGCCGTGGTCGGCGCGGTCGGCGACATGCAGAACTCGACGGGGGAACTCGTCGGCGCGAACCGCGGCATCGTCGCGGAGGGCGTCGCGGCGGGCGTGCTCGAAGAGACCACCGACCTCACGCTCTACGGCAAGCAGACCCGTCCGCTCCCGAAACTCCTCGAATACGCGAACGACGTGCGGATCCCGGGGATCTCGGGGAGCCAGCGCGGCGCGACCGCGTTCCTCTCGGAGCTCGAGATCGATCTCGAAGGGGAGAACGGCTGGCGGCGGTGGGTCGACCTCAGTAGTGAGGAGCGCCAGCGGGTGGCGAGCGGACTGCTCCAGCGTGCGGTCGCCCGCGGGGTGCCCGCCGACCGGATCGACGACCTCGTCGGGACGACCTACCTCCTCACGGACGAACCCGCGGGCAGCCAGCTCCGGGACGCGAGTGAGTTCTCGACCCTCCTCAACGCCACCGCGCGCTACGAGCGTGCCGACGTCGGTCTCGCGGTCTGCTGTGGCGACCGCGACGAGGCGCTGGCGGAGGCCGAGACGCTGCTCTCGAACCACCGCCGGAACCTCGCGACCGGTATCGACTGGGTGAAACGCGAGGGCGTGACCCAGGCCGACCACCTCCAGTGGTTCGACGCGGGCGACACCATTCGAGATACCATCGTCGGCATCGTCGCCGGGATGGCGATGGGCACCGACGGGGTTCGTGGCGATCGACCCGTGATCGCGTTCGCGACGAAGAACGAGACCGAAACGAAGGTCTCGGCCCGCGGCACCCACAGATTAGTCCGGTCCGGGCTCGACCTCTCGGCGGTGGTGGGCGAGGCCGCGCGGGCGCTCGACGGCGACGGCGGTGGCCAC